One window of Hymenobacter sp. BRD128 genomic DNA carries:
- a CDS encoding O-methyltransferase, producing MFQLFAYLRYWLRSGNAHGLHSPFVFGLYTAVIRHTGEYGAFARIEKRRQELLASDQIIAITDFGAGSQVAGAGGRRRAVRDIARHSAKAPRLAQLLFRLVNHFQPRTALELGTSLGLTTAYLASADSRQQVITFEGCPNTAAVARETFEKLGIKNVRLEDGNLDHTLPTTLASLPQPLDFVFFDGNHRYEPTLRYFEQCLAKAHEDSVFVFDDIHWSADMERAWAAIKAHPSVTVTIDLFYVGLVFFRKKQPREDFWLRY from the coding sequence TTGTTTCAACTCTTCGCTTACCTCCGCTACTGGCTGCGCTCGGGCAATGCCCACGGGCTGCACTCACCGTTTGTGTTCGGGCTGTACACTGCCGTTATCCGTCACACGGGCGAGTACGGGGCCTTTGCGCGCATTGAAAAGCGCCGCCAGGAGCTGCTGGCCAGCGACCAGATAATCGCAATCACCGACTTTGGGGCTGGCTCGCAGGTGGCCGGGGCAGGCGGGCGCCGCCGGGCGGTGCGCGACATTGCCCGCCACTCGGCCAAGGCGCCGCGCCTGGCGCAGCTGCTGTTTCGGCTGGTCAACCACTTTCAGCCGCGTACTGCTCTGGAGCTGGGCACCTCGCTAGGCCTCACTACGGCCTACCTGGCCTCGGCCGATTCGCGCCAGCAGGTCATCACCTTCGAGGGCTGCCCCAACACGGCTGCCGTAGCCCGCGAAACGTTTGAGAAGCTAGGTATCAAGAATGTGCGCCTCGAAGATGGCAACCTCGACCACACGCTGCCCACCACGCTGGCTAGCCTGCCCCAGCCGCTCGACTTCGTGTTCTTCGACGGCAACCACCGCTACGAGCCCACGCTCCGCTACTTCGAACAGTGCTTGGCTAAGGCGCACGAAGACAGCGTGTTCGTGTTCGACGATATTCACTGGTCGGCCGATATGGAGCGCGCCTGGGCGGCCATCAAAGCGCACCCCAGCGTGACCGTCACCATCGACTTGTTTTACGTTGGGCTGGTTTTTTTTCGGAAAAAGCAGCCCCGCGAGGATTTCTGGCTGCGGTATTGA
- the apaG gene encoding Co2+/Mg2+ efflux protein ApaG gives MPTTTTQGVTVTVTTNYLPDYSSPAQEHFVFAYRIDIRNDSEYTIKLLRRHWYISDVGTGLREVEGEGVVGRQPVLEPGEAHQYVSGCNLKSGLGKMRGTYLMERLASGEHFQVNIPEFTLIVPFRMN, from the coding sequence ATGCCAACTACCACTACGCAGGGCGTAACCGTTACGGTTACGACCAATTACTTGCCCGATTATTCCAGCCCCGCGCAGGAGCATTTTGTGTTTGCCTATCGCATTGATATTCGCAACGATAGCGAATACACTATTAAGCTCTTGCGCCGGCATTGGTACATTTCCGATGTGGGCACCGGCCTGCGCGAGGTGGAGGGCGAGGGCGTGGTAGGCCGCCAGCCCGTGCTCGAGCCCGGCGAGGCGCACCAGTACGTGAGCGGCTGCAACCTCAAATCGGGCCTGGGCAAGATGCGTGGCACCTACCTCATGGAGCGCCTGGCCAGCGGCGAGCACTTTCAGGTCAACATTCCAGAGTTTACCCTGATTGTGCCTTTCCGAATGAATTGA
- a CDS encoding uracil-DNA glycosylase — MVKIAESWRPVLAAEFEKPYFQKLTAWVRGEYATTTVYPLGSQIFHAFDACPFEEVKVVILGQDPYHGKNQAHGLAFSVNDGVRTPPSLQNIFKELHDDIPGTPAPANGNLDRWASQGVLLLNATLTVRAATPGSHQKKGWEEFTDAVIRKVSEGRPHVVFILWGAYAQKKEELIDARKHLILKAAHPSPYSADRGFFGSRPFSQANAWLAQHGEKPIVW, encoded by the coding sequence ATGGTCAAAATTGCCGAAAGCTGGCGGCCCGTACTCGCCGCCGAATTTGAAAAGCCCTACTTTCAAAAGCTCACCGCCTGGGTGCGCGGCGAGTATGCCACGACCACCGTGTACCCACTCGGCTCGCAGATTTTTCACGCCTTCGACGCCTGTCCGTTTGAGGAAGTTAAAGTCGTTATTCTGGGCCAGGACCCCTACCACGGCAAAAACCAGGCGCACGGGCTAGCCTTCTCGGTGAACGACGGCGTGCGCACGCCGCCCTCGCTACAGAATATTTTTAAGGAGCTGCACGACGATATACCTGGCACGCCCGCGCCGGCCAACGGCAACCTCGACCGCTGGGCTAGCCAGGGTGTGCTGCTGCTCAACGCCACGCTCACGGTGCGGGCCGCCACGCCGGGCTCGCACCAAAAAAAAGGCTGGGAAGAATTTACCGACGCCGTTATCCGCAAAGTGTCGGAGGGCCGGCCGCACGTGGTATTCATCCTGTGGGGCGCCTACGCGCAGAAGAAAGAAGAGCTGATTGACGCTCGCAAGCACTTGATTTTGAAGGCCGCGCACCCGTCGCCCTACTCGGCTGACCGGGGCTTTTTCGGCTCCCGGCCGTTTAGCCAGGCCAATGCGTGGCTAGCCCAACACGGCGAAAAACCGATAGTGTGGTAG
- a CDS encoding C40 family peptidase produces MNHGICALSAVPVRAEPTDRAELVTELLFGECYTVLQTQGNWLRIEAAADTYLGWIDFKQHRPVSDAYFNAWRAQDHPRVLDVVQVVSSATTRQPITLGCRLPFFDGMTLKMGDDNVLFYNGTATNLSNACPPERQLALLRKMGQHFLQAPYVWGGKNLFGIDCSGLMQTLFGLIGIQLPRDARQQIALGEPVDFVTQAKAGDLAFFDNADGAIVHVGLVQDEGLILHASGEVRLDPLDHHGIFNRDRQKYSHKLRLIKRLL; encoded by the coding sequence TTGAACCACGGTATTTGCGCGCTCAGCGCCGTTCCCGTCCGCGCCGAGCCCACCGACCGCGCCGAGCTGGTCACCGAATTGCTGTTTGGCGAGTGCTACACGGTGCTGCAAACCCAGGGCAACTGGCTGCGCATCGAGGCTGCCGCCGATACCTACCTGGGCTGGATTGACTTCAAGCAGCACCGCCCGGTGAGCGACGCGTACTTCAACGCCTGGCGCGCCCAGGACCACCCGCGCGTGCTCGACGTGGTGCAGGTGGTATCGAGCGCCACTACGCGCCAGCCCATCACGCTCGGGTGCCGCCTGCCGTTTTTCGACGGCATGACCCTGAAAATGGGGGATGATAACGTGCTGTTTTACAACGGTACGGCCACTAACCTGTCCAACGCCTGCCCGCCCGAGCGCCAGCTAGCCCTGCTGCGCAAGATGGGCCAGCACTTCCTGCAGGCGCCCTACGTGTGGGGCGGCAAAAACCTTTTTGGTATCGACTGTTCGGGGCTGATGCAGACGCTGTTTGGCCTCATCGGAATCCAGCTCCCGCGCGATGCCAGGCAGCAGATTGCCCTCGGCGAGCCGGTCGATTTCGTGACCCAGGCCAAAGCCGGCGACCTGGCTTTTTTCGATAATGCCGACGGCGCCATCGTGCACGTAGGGTTGGTGCAAGACGAGGGCCTCATTCTGCACGCCTCCGGCGAAGTGCGCCTCGACCCGCTCGACCACCATGGCATCTTCAACCGCGACCGCCAGAAATACAGCCATAAGCTGCGGCTAATCAAGCGATTGCTGTAA
- the smpB gene encoding SsrA-binding protein SmpB: MKDKTPANINIKNRRASHEYTFLAKYDAGLMLQGTEIKSIRAGEANLQDGYCTFDHKGDLWVHSMRIAPYSLGTYNNHEAMRTRKLLLTKRELKQLAGKMDTGLTIIPLRLFVTDRGFAKLEIALAQGKKLFDKREDLKAKDQQREMERYR; this comes from the coding sequence ATGAAAGACAAAACCCCCGCCAATATCAACATCAAGAACCGCCGCGCCAGCCACGAATACACCTTCCTGGCCAAGTACGACGCGGGCCTGATGCTGCAAGGCACCGAAATAAAAAGCATTCGCGCCGGCGAGGCCAACCTTCAGGACGGCTACTGCACCTTTGACCACAAGGGCGACCTATGGGTGCACAGTATGCGCATAGCGCCTTACTCGCTAGGTACTTACAATAACCACGAGGCCATGCGCACCCGCAAGCTGCTGCTTACTAAGCGCGAGCTGAAGCAGCTAGCCGGCAAAATGGATACTGGCCTGACTATCATTCCACTGCGGTTATTCGTGACCGACCGGGGGTTTGCCAAGCTCGAAATCGCGTTGGCCCAGGGCAAAAAACTCTTCGACAAGCGCGAAGACCTTAAGGCCAAAGACCAGCAGCGCGAGATGGAGCGCTACCGCTAG
- the tsaD gene encoding tRNA (adenosine(37)-N6)-threonylcarbamoyltransferase complex transferase subunit TsaD, translated as MTLLAIESSCDDTGAAVFQNGQLLSNVVAGQAVHEQYGGVVPELASRAHQQHMLPVVTAALRRAGLTKDDLDAVAVTQGPGLLGSLLVGNLFAKSLALALGKPLLAVNHMRAHILAHFIREPKPVFPFLCLTVSGGHTQLVVVRSALDMEILGQTIDDAAGEAFDKTAKLLGLPYPGGPRLDKLAQTGNPHRFEFPMGALDGYNFSFSGLKTAVLYFLKKQTAASPDFIQENLADLCASIQHTIVQTLLRQLKKAAHATGLRQVALAGGVAANSGLRQGLLALAEAQGWEVFIPDFEFCTDNAAMVGQAAIFQYEAGDFATQLTSPDPRLKLA; from the coding sequence ATGACCCTTCTTGCCATCGAGTCGAGCTGCGACGATACCGGCGCGGCAGTCTTTCAAAACGGCCAGCTGCTGAGCAACGTGGTGGCCGGCCAGGCCGTGCACGAGCAGTACGGCGGCGTGGTGCCCGAGCTGGCCTCGCGCGCCCACCAGCAGCACATGCTGCCGGTGGTCACGGCCGCGCTGCGCCGGGCCGGCCTCACCAAAGACGACCTCGACGCCGTGGCTGTGACCCAGGGCCCCGGCCTGCTAGGGTCGCTGCTGGTCGGCAACCTCTTTGCTAAAAGCCTGGCGCTGGCGCTGGGCAAGCCACTGCTGGCCGTGAACCACATGCGGGCGCACATTCTGGCGCACTTCATCCGCGAGCCGAAGCCGGTTTTTCCGTTTCTGTGCCTCACCGTGAGCGGCGGCCACACGCAGCTGGTGGTGGTGCGCTCGGCGCTCGACATGGAAATTCTGGGCCAGACCATCGACGACGCGGCCGGCGAGGCATTTGATAAAACGGCCAAGCTGCTCGGCCTGCCTTATCCCGGCGGCCCGCGCCTCGACAAGCTGGCCCAAACCGGCAACCCGCACCGCTTCGAGTTTCCGATGGGCGCGCTCGACGGCTATAATTTCTCCTTTAGCGGCCTGAAAACGGCGGTGCTTTATTTCCTCAAAAAGCAGACCGCCGCTAGCCCCGATTTCATCCAGGAAAACCTGGCCGACCTCTGCGCCAGCATCCAGCACACCATCGTGCAAACGCTCTTGCGCCAGCTCAAAAAAGCGGCCCACGCCACTGGCCTGCGCCAGGTGGCCCTAGCCGGCGGCGTGGCGGCCAACTCGGGCCTGCGCCAGGGCTTGCTGGCCCTGGCCGAAGCCCAAGGGTGGGAGGTGTTCATTCCCGACTTCGAGTTTTGTACCGACAATGCGGCGATGGTGGGCCAGGCGGCCATTTTTCAGTACGAGGCCGGCGACTTTGCCACTCAGCTCACCAGCCCCGACCCGCGCCTGAAGCTGGCCTAG